Genomic segment of Leifsonia sp. Root1293:
ACTGGGAGCTGCCGGGTTCCTCGGCATGCACCTCCAGGGTTACGGATGCGCCGGGGCCGGCGCCGTCGCCTATGGGCTGGTGTGCCTCGAACTCGAGTCAGCCGACAGCGGGTGGCGCACCTTCGTGTCGGTGCAGGGGTCCCTGGCCATGTCGGCGATCTACAAGCACGGCAGCGAGGAGCAGAAGCAGCACTGGCTTCCGCGGATGGCGACGGGGGAGGCCATCGGATGCTTCGGACTCACCGAACCGAGTGGCGGCAGCGATCCGGCAGCCATGACCACGACGGCACGCCGCGAGGGCGACGAGTGGGTGCTCGACGGCGCCAAGCGCTGGATCGGCCTGGCCAGCATCGCCGACGTCGCCGTGATCTGGGCGAAGGCGACCGACAGCGACGGCTCGACGGCGGTGCGGGGCTTCGTCGTCCCGACGGACACCGCAGGCTTCACGGCGACGCCCATCGACGGCAAGCTGTCGATGCGCGCCTCGATCCAGTGCGACGTGAGCCTCGACGGCGTGCGTCTTCCGGCCGACGCGATGTTGCCCGGTGCCCGCGGCCTGTCCGGCCCGTTCTCCTGCCTGAACGAGGCGCGCTACGGCATCGTGTGGGGAGCGATGGGCGCCGCCCGCAGCTGCCTCGAGGCCGCACTCGGCCGTGCACGCACCCGTGAGGTGTTCGGCGAGCCGATCGGCGCCAGACAGCTCGTGCAGGGCAAGCTGGCAGACATGTTCGTCGAATACGAGAAGGGGGTCCTGCTGGCTCTGCACCTGGGCAGACTCAAGGAACGCGGTGCGCTCACACCGGCGCAGATCAGCGTCGGCAAGCTCAACAGCGTGCGGGAGGCGTTGCACATCGCACACGAGGCGCGCTCGATCCTCGCCGGCGACGGCATCACCAGCGCCTTCCCGGTGATGAGGCACATGGCCAACCTCGAGTCCGTGCGCACCTACGAGGGCACTGACGAGATCCACCAGCTGGT
This window contains:
- a CDS encoding acyl-CoA dehydrogenase family protein, which encodes MTTDSTLIVDTVFDLDALLTDEERGWQQKARAFATERILPVIEDDFENKHFRRELVAELGAAGFLGMHLQGYGCAGAGAVAYGLVCLELESADSGWRTFVSVQGSLAMSAIYKHGSEEQKQHWLPRMATGEAIGCFGLTEPSGGSDPAAMTTTARREGDEWVLDGAKRWIGLASIADVAVIWAKATDSDGSTAVRGFVVPTDTAGFTATPIDGKLSMRASIQCDVSLDGVRLPADAMLPGARGLSGPFSCLNEARYGIVWGAMGAARSCLEAALGRARTREVFGEPIGARQLVQGKLADMFVEYEKGVLLALHLGRLKERGALTPAQISVGKLNSVREALHIAHEARSILAGDGITSAFPVMRHMANLESVRTYEGTDEIHQLVLGRELTGIAAFSSAAVA